The genomic window GTCGAACGTGTTGCTGCCCGCCTGGATCAAACTCCACGGCGGGAAGAACGTGGTGGCGTTGATGACCGTCAACGGGGCCGTACTGGGTCTCTCCGGCGGCCTCGGCCCGCTGTCGGCTGCGCTGGCGGATGGCCCGGGCGGGTGGCGCGACGCGTTGTTCGTCTGGGCGTGGCTCGCGTTGGCGCAGGTCCTGGTGTGGGCCGTGGTGGCGCTGCGCACCCGCTACGATTTCCCCTCCCACAGCGCCGTGGGGGAGGACGGTCGGGCGCCGACGGGTTCGCTGTGGCGCGCCGCCTCCGCGCTCGCGCTGATGTTCTACTTCGGGCTGCAGTCGATGCAGGCCTACGTCCAGATGGGCTGGTTGCCGCAGATACTCATCGACGCCGGCGTGGACGTGGCCGTCGCCGCGTTGGCGTTGTCGCTGACCGCGGTGTTCGGCGTGGCCGGCGGGCTGATCATGCCCACCGTGGTCCAGCGCTCGCGCTGGCTGCCGGGCTGGCCGCTGTTGTTCGGCGTGGTCACCGTCGCCGGCTACGTGGGGCTGTTGTTGATCCCGGACACCATGCCGCTGCTGTGGGCGGGCCTGTTGGGCCTGGGCGGGTGGGCCTTCCCGACGGCGCTGAACCTCATCGTCGTCAAGGCGCGGCACCCGCTCGTGGCCGCCCGCCTGTCCGGCTTCGTGCAGCCCTACGGCTACATCATCGCCGCGGCCGGGCCGCTGTTGGTGGGGCTGGCCTATCGGCCGGAGAACCCGCACACCTGGACCGCCATTATCACGGTTCTCATCGTCCTGGCGGCCCTCAAGGGCGTGGTGGGGATGAAAGCCGCGCAACCCGGCCGCGTCGACGACGAACTGGGGCGTTCCTCCACAGGGGCCTGAGCCGACGTCGGGCCCGTGGTGTTAAGTGGAGGGCATGCAGGCAACACGAGAACGCGCCAATCAACTCCTCGAAGGCATCGCCGGGCCCGGAGCCCAACTCCGCGACGATCAATGGACCGCCATCGACGCGCTGGTCAACCAATCGCGGCGCATGCTGGTGGTCCAACGCACCGGCTGGGGTAAATCCGCCGTCTACTTCATCGCCGCCAAATTGCTGCGGGAACGCGGCGCCGGGCCGTCGCTGATCATCAGCCCGCTGCTGGCGCTGATGCGCAACCAGGTCGAGGCCGCCGGCCGCGCCGGCATCCGGGGTGCAACCTTGAACTCCGCCAACATGACCGAATGGGCCCAGATCGAGACGGCCGTGGCCGCCGGTGAGGTCGACGTGCTGCTGGTCTCCCCGGAACGGCTGAATAACCCGGACTTCCGCGACAACGTGCTCCCGCAGCTGGCCGCCGGCGTCGGCATGGTCGTCGTCGACGAAGCCCACTGCATCTCTGATTGGGGCCACGACTTCCGCCCCGACTACCGCCGCATCAAGGACCTTCTCGACGGCCTGAGCGCCCGCGCCGAGGCCACGCCGGTGTTGGCGACCACCGCGACCGCCAACGACCGAGTCGTCGCCGACGTCCAGGCCCAGCTGGGACCGGACACCGGGGTGCTGCGCGGCGGCCTAGACCGGGAGTCGTTGCGGTTAAACGTCGTGCGGCTGCCCGACACGACCCAACGGCCCGCCTGGCTGGCGGAGCGGCTCGGATCTTTGGACGGCTCCGGCATCATCTACTGTCTGACCGTCTCCGCCGCGGAAGACCTGGCCGAAGCGCTCGAGGCCGTCGGCTGGAACGTCGCGGCCTATACCGGCCGCACCGAGGCGGGGGAGCGGGAAAGGCTAGAACAGGCCCTGATCGACAACGAACTCAAAGCCCTGGTGGCTACCTCCGCTTTGGGCATGGGATTCGACAAACCCGACCTGGGTTTCGTCGTGCACCTGGGCGCGCCCTCCTCGCCGATCTCCTATTACCAGCAGATCGGACGCGCCGGCCGCGGCACCGGCCGCGCCGACGTCATCCTCTTGCCCGGGGCCGAAGACCAGGGCATCTGGGACTACTTCGCCTCCGTGTCCTTTCCCGACGAAGACACCGTCCGCACCTTGCTCGACGCGCTGGGACAGGAGCCGTTGTCCACCCAGAAACTCGAGTCCGTGGTGGATCTGACGCGCTCACGCATCGACCAGACGTTGAAGGTGCTGGACGTCGACGGCGCCGTGCAGCGCGTGCGCGGCGGCTGGGTGAGCACCGGCCGACCCTGGCACTACGACGCCGAGCGCTACCGCGGCCTGGACGAGGCACGCCGCTCCGAGCAAGAGGCGATGCGGCGCTACCAGGACACCACCGACTGCCGGATGCTGTTCCTGCGCGGCCAGCTCGACGACCCCACCGCCACCGGTCAACCCTGCGGGCGCTGCGACAACTGCACCGAGGGCCACCTGTCATGGGACGTGGATCCGGCGCTGGCGGAGAAGGTCTCGGAGAAGATGCGCGCGCCGGGTGTACGCATCACGCAGCGGCGCCAATGGCCGACGGGCCTGAGTCAGGTGCGCGGAAAAATCACCGGCGTCGAACCGGGGCGGGCGTTGGGCAGGCTCAACGACGTCGGCCGGGGGCCGGCGCTGCGCGAGCTTCTCGACGACCGGTCCTGGCGCCCCACTTCCCCTTGGCAACAGGACACGTGGCTGCCCCGGATCGTGGCGGTGCTGGCGGACTGGGGCTGGGAACAACGCCCCACCGCGGTGGTGGCGCTGGGCGCGGCCGACCAAGAAAAAACCGCGTTCGTCGACGCGTTGGCGTCGGCGATCGCGGGGGTGGGACGGATGGACTATGCGGGGGTGGTTCCGGTGCGCGGGGGCCACGGCGAGATCACCGCGCAGAACTCCGCCTACCGGGTCCAGGGGCTGCTGGGCCACTTCGACGTCGCGGCCGTCGCCGGAGCGCTCGAGGGCGCGGCGGGGCCCGTGTTGCTGGTCACCGACGTGGTCGACAGCGGCTGGTCGGTCACCGTCGCGGGCAGCCAGCTGCACGAGGCGACGGGGCGGGCGGTGCTGCCGTTGGCGCTGGCCTCCCGGGGCTGATCAGTCCTCGACCAGGACCGGATCCATCGGGATAGTCAGCTGCCAGTACGTCAGGTCGAGCCACTGGTCGAACTTGTGGCCGGCCTCCGGGAAGTGCCCGACCTTGACGAAGCCGAACTTCCGGTGCAGCTTCTGGGAAGCGAGGTTGTCGCCGGTGATGTTCGCCAGGATGACGTGCACCTTGTTCGAGTCGTTGGCGTGGTCGATCATCGCCTGCATCAGCTTCGAGCCGACGCCCTTACCGTGGGCCAGGTCGCTGACGTAGACCGAATTCTCCACCGTGTACCGGTAGCCGGTGATGGTGTCGAAGGGTCGGTACGAGGCATAGCCCAACACCGTGCCGTCCTCTTCCTCTGCCACGTACACCGGATAACCGGTGTCGAATTGATAGTCGAGCCATTGAGTACGCTCTTCGAGCGTCAATTCGTCGAAACGCCAGGAGGCGGTGCTGTTCAGTATCGCCTGATTCTGGATGTCAATCAGGGAAGGCAGGTCGTTGTGAGAGGCGGCGCGAATCTGCATGCGACTGAGTGTAAGTCCCCCTCCAGAATCTTGCCGAATTCGAGTCACCGCCGTGGGGGATCGCCTTGCCTCGGCACTGCGTCCGTTTAAGGTGGGAAGACATGTCGAAGAAGAAACCGCGCCCGACCCCCGTCCCCGCCGAGACCGTCGCCGGACTCGTCGACGCCCACACGCACCTCGCCTCCGCCGGAGCACGCGACGGCGCCGGCGTCGACGCCTTGGTCGACCGCGCCCTCGCCGCCGGCGTGGAGAAGATCTGCACCGTCGGCGACGGGCTGGCCGAAGCGGAGGCGGCCCTGGCCGCCGCCCGCCACAACGCCCGGGTATGGGCGGCGTGTGCCATTCACCCGACCCGCGCCCACGAACTCGATGACGTTGCCCGCACCCGCGTGCGGGAACTCGTCGCGGACCCGCGCTGCGTCGCCGTGGGCGAGACCGGCATCGACACTTACTGGCTGCAGCACGACCCCGATCGCACCGCCCCGCTGGACGTCCAGGAGGAAGCGCTGCGTTGGCACATCGACCTGGCCGTGGAAACCGGCAAGACCCTGATGCTGCACAACCGCGAAGGAGACGAGGACCTCATGCGCATCCTCGCCGACGCGCCACAGCCGCGTCGGGTGATCCTGCACTGCTTCTCCTCCCCGCTGGGGGTGGCGCGGGAGGCGATCGACCGGGGTTACGTGCTCAGCTTCGCGGGCAACGTCACCTTCAAGCGCAACGAACAGCTGCGCCAGGCCGCCGCGGAAACCCCGGCCGGGCAACTGCTCATTGAGACGGACGCGCCGTATATGACGCCGGAGCCGTTCCGCGGGTCCCGCAACGAGCCGTCGTTGATCGGCCATACGGCTCTGCGGGTGGCGGAGGCGCGCGGAATGGACGTCCACGACCTGGCGGCCGAGGTGTCCGCGACCTTCGACGAGGTGTTCGCGCTCGAGTAGAAGGTGGGCAACCTCACAGGTCGGCGGACAGGGCTTGGTGAGCGTGTCTGTTGCGGTGGCGGTTGTAGGTTTGTTACCTTATCGTGACGTAATGACAGTGTGGGCGCAGTTCCGCGCATCGCCCACAGCACAACGCGCCGGGATCTCCGCAGGCCCGGCCGATCGAGTGAAACACGAGACGTAGAAACTCCCATGGCACGCACCTCCTCACAGATCAAGAGCATCAACGCCCCGAAGAAGACCACCGCGCGCATCGTCGCTGGCGGCGCCGCCGGCGTCATGGCCCTCGGCGGGGTGGTGGCCCTCGGCGCCCAGAAGGACGTCTTGGTCGACGTCAACGGCGAAGAGATCTCCTTGCGCACGTACGCGGCCGACGTCGCCGGCGCCCTCGAGGCGGCCGGCGTCACCGTCGACGATGAGGACCTCGTCTATCCGGCGCCCTCTGAGTCCGTCGCCGACGACGCCACCATCACCGTGCGCACCTCTAAGCCGGTCGCCGTCATCGTCGACGGCAACGAACAGACCCTCAACTCCACCGCCGACACCGTCGCCGACCTGTTGGGTACCATTCCGGGCGTCACCCCGGCCGCCGAGACCGCCGCCGCGGACGACGCCCCCGTCACCGAGGGCATGACCCTGGACGTGACCACCCCGAAGATCATCGCGATCAACGACGGCGGCCAGGTCACCTACACTTCCATCGCGAAGAAAACCGTCGCCGACGTGCTGACCTCCCGCGGCATCACCGTCGACTCCGACGACCGGGTCAGCCCGTCGCTGGACTCCGTCATCGGCGAGGGCACCGAGATCGTCATCGACCGGGTCGACGTCGCCGAGACCACCGAACGCGCCGAGTTCGACGCCGAGCCCGTCTACGTCGAAGACTCCGAGGCGGAGGAAGGCACCGAGCGGGTCGTCGAGGAGGGGGAATCCGGCGTCCGCAACCTCGTCCAGCGGGTGGTCACCGTCAACGGCGTGGAAGAATCCCGCGAGACCCTGGAGGCCGTCGAAGCGAAGGCCGCGACCCCGGCAAAGATAGCCCGCGGCACCAAGGCCCCGGAAACTCCGGCCCCTCAGGCAGCTCCGGCCCCCGCGGCGGGTTCCGCTTCCGGCGCGGCGGCCCCGGCCGTCGCCGGCGGATCCGTCTGGGACGCGCTGGCGCAGTGCGAGTCGAACGGCGACTGGTCCATCAACACCGGCAACGGCTACCACGGCGGCCTGCAGTTCTCCGCGTCGACCTGGGCGGCCTACGGCGGCACCCAGTACGCGCCGACCGCCGACCAGGCCTCCCGCGAGCAGCAGATCGCCATCGCGCAGAAGACCCAGGCGGGACAGGGCTGGGGCGCCTGGCCAGCCTGCACCTCGAAGTTGGGCATCCGCTAAGAATTAGCGGAAACGCATGAGAGCCGGTTGACCTGCGGGTCTGCCAGCTTCTTCCTTTCTCGTTACGCTGGGCCGCGTACCCGAACAAAACGTAGCAGAAAGGACGACATCATGGCCGACCTCACCGGCAAGAACGTCGCAGTCATCGCCACCCACGGCTTCGAGGACTCGGAGCTGAGCAGCCCCGTGGAAGCCGTCAAGGAAGCCGGCGCCACCGTTACTGTCCTGTCCACCGAAACCGGCGCCCCCATCGAGGGAAAGAACGGCACCAAGGTCGACGTCGACGCCGCCACCGCGGACGCCGACCCGGCGAAGTTCGACGCCCTGATCCTGCCGGGCGGCACCGGCAACGCCGACAAGATTCGCATGGACGCCGACGCCGTGTCCTTCGTCAAGGCCCACGTCGAGGCCGGTAAGCCGGTCGGCGTCATCTGCCACGGCGCCTGGATCCTCACCGACGCCGACGTGCTCAAGGGACGTACCCTGACCTCTTACCCGTCGCTGCAGACCGACCTGCGGAACGCCGGCGCCACCTGGGTCGACGAGGAGGTCCGCACCGACAACGGGCTGGTCTCCTCCCGTACTCCGGACGATCTGCCGGCCTTCAACGCCAAGATCGTCGAGGAGTTCGCCGAGGGCACGCACTAGTTGAGTTCCCGCAACGGGTAAGTTAGGTGGCCATGAGCACCACCGCCGCCGACTTACTCGGCCCAGCCGAGATCCGTCAGCTCGCCGACAAGCTCGGCGTGACCCCGACGAAGAAGCTGGGCCAGAACTTCGTCCACGACCCCAACACGGTCCGACGCATCATCGCCGCCGCTGACATCAGCAGCGGCGATCACGTCGTCGAGATCGGCCCCGGCCTCGGCTCGTTGACGCTCGGCCTGCTGGACACCGCAGGCGC from Corynebacterium maris DSM 45190 includes these protein-coding regions:
- a CDS encoding MFS transporter, which produces MSPRQKVIGGGFALAAVFVAALNLRAGISSVGPVLGDLLAWYDASGALAGLVTAMPGMFFAVMGLAAVPIASRLGLSRTLLLGMTMTLTGLALRPWTGSVGLFLLLTALVVAGIALSNVLLPAWIKLHGGKNVVALMTVNGAVLGLSGGLGPLSAALADGPGGWRDALFVWAWLALAQVLVWAVVALRTRYDFPSHSAVGEDGRAPTGSLWRAASALALMFYFGLQSMQAYVQMGWLPQILIDAGVDVAVAALALSLTAVFGVAGGLIMPTVVQRSRWLPGWPLLFGVVTVAGYVGLLLIPDTMPLLWAGLLGLGGWAFPTALNLIVVKARHPLVAARLSGFVQPYGYIIAAAGPLLVGLAYRPENPHTWTAIITVLIVLAALKGVVGMKAAQPGRVDDELGRSSTGA
- a CDS encoding RecQ family ATP-dependent DNA helicase produces the protein MQATRERANQLLEGIAGPGAQLRDDQWTAIDALVNQSRRMLVVQRTGWGKSAVYFIAAKLLRERGAGPSLIISPLLALMRNQVEAAGRAGIRGATLNSANMTEWAQIETAVAAGEVDVLLVSPERLNNPDFRDNVLPQLAAGVGMVVVDEAHCISDWGHDFRPDYRRIKDLLDGLSARAEATPVLATTATANDRVVADVQAQLGPDTGVLRGGLDRESLRLNVVRLPDTTQRPAWLAERLGSLDGSGIIYCLTVSAAEDLAEALEAVGWNVAAYTGRTEAGERERLEQALIDNELKALVATSALGMGFDKPDLGFVVHLGAPSSPISYYQQIGRAGRGTGRADVILLPGAEDQGIWDYFASVSFPDEDTVRTLLDALGQEPLSTQKLESVVDLTRSRIDQTLKVLDVDGAVQRVRGGWVSTGRPWHYDAERYRGLDEARRSEQEAMRRYQDTTDCRMLFLRGQLDDPTATGQPCGRCDNCTEGHLSWDVDPALAEKVSEKMRAPGVRITQRRQWPTGLSQVRGKITGVEPGRALGRLNDVGRGPALRELLDDRSWRPTSPWQQDTWLPRIVAVLADWGWEQRPTAVVALGAADQEKTAFVDALASAIAGVGRMDYAGVVPVRGGHGEITAQNSAYRVQGLLGHFDVAAVAGALEGAAGPVLLVTDVVDSGWSVTVAGSQLHEATGRAVLPLALASRG
- a CDS encoding GNAT family N-acetyltransferase is translated as MQIRAASHNDLPSLIDIQNQAILNSTASWRFDELTLEERTQWLDYQFDTGYPVYVAEEEDGTVLGYASYRPFDTITGYRYTVENSVYVSDLAHGKGVGSKLMQAMIDHANDSNKVHVILANITGDNLASQKLHRKFGFVKVGHFPEAGHKFDQWLDLTYWQLTIPMDPVLVED
- a CDS encoding TatD family hydrolase produces the protein MSKKKPRPTPVPAETVAGLVDAHTHLASAGARDGAGVDALVDRALAAGVEKICTVGDGLAEAEAALAAARHNARVWAACAIHPTRAHELDDVARTRVRELVADPRCVAVGETGIDTYWLQHDPDRTAPLDVQEEALRWHIDLAVETGKTLMLHNREGDEDLMRILADAPQPRRVILHCFSSPLGVAREAIDRGYVLSFAGNVTFKRNEQLRQAAAETPAGQLLIETDAPYMTPEPFRGSRNEPSLIGHTALRVAEARGMDVHDLAAEVSATFDEVFALE
- a CDS encoding resuscitation-promoting factor; its protein translation is MARTSSQIKSINAPKKTTARIVAGGAAGVMALGGVVALGAQKDVLVDVNGEEISLRTYAADVAGALEAAGVTVDDEDLVYPAPSESVADDATITVRTSKPVAVIVDGNEQTLNSTADTVADLLGTIPGVTPAAETAAADDAPVTEGMTLDVTTPKIIAINDGGQVTYTSIAKKTVADVLTSRGITVDSDDRVSPSLDSVIGEGTEIVIDRVDVAETTERAEFDAEPVYVEDSEAEEGTERVVEEGESGVRNLVQRVVTVNGVEESRETLEAVEAKAATPAKIARGTKAPETPAPQAAPAPAAGSASGAAAPAVAGGSVWDALAQCESNGDWSINTGNGYHGGLQFSASTWAAYGGTQYAPTADQASREQQIAIAQKTQAGQGWGAWPACTSKLGIR
- a CDS encoding type 1 glutamine amidotransferase domain-containing protein, encoding MADLTGKNVAVIATHGFEDSELSSPVEAVKEAGATVTVLSTETGAPIEGKNGTKVDVDAATADADPAKFDALILPGGTGNADKIRMDADAVSFVKAHVEAGKPVGVICHGAWILTDADVLKGRTLTSYPSLQTDLRNAGATWVDEEVRTDNGLVSSRTPDDLPAFNAKIVEEFAEGTH